In a genomic window of Rhopalosiphum maidis isolate BTI-1 chromosome 4, ASM367621v3, whole genome shotgun sequence:
- the LOC113560645 gene encoding Golgi to ER traffic protein 4 homolog, which produces MMVRSDPNSMVNRVRRTLNNAIRDENFYMAHQLYKSLYSRYISMQNKNAAIMTLQEGIIVLYDNNQISIATDLAQLFAKSLSAQHIIPSENMFDFIRDIFSKFGPSLSAERDSMLNPIIQWTIEHCPEYSMGHPGLHKRIGYIYWSEANFALAQHHYLRSTDGLAFAAMLVEMHKTRGLKYEVDLFITQVVLQGLCMRNISMAQSTFQSYTKLHPAINDEPPYILPLLNFICYLLKILDGGKLKTYIVLCEQYQSSLTRDPSYTEYLDKIGQLFFHVKPFERRPRQQHGFLGNLISTLMGDCDHDGEPRPSSSRPINVEPLD; this is translated from the exons atGATGGTCAGATCGGATCCAAATAGCATGGTCAATCGCGTGCGCAGGACTTTGAACAACGCGATTAGGGATGAGAATTTCTACATGGCTCATCAATTGTACAAATCGCTCTATTCCAG ATATATAAGTATGCAAAACAAAAACGCTGCCATAATGACCCTACAGGAAGGAATTATTGtcttatatgataataatcaa attAGCATTGCTACCGATTTAGCACAATTATTTGCGAAATCCTTGTCAGCGCAACACATCATTCCTTctgaaaatatgtttgattTCATAAGAGA tatatttagcAAGTTTGGTCCATCACTATCTGCAGAACGAGATTCTATGTTGAATCCAATCATACAGTGGACAATTGAACATTGTCCAGAATACTCAATGGGACATCCAGGTTTACATAAACGTATAGGATATATCTATTGGTCAG AGGCTAACTTTGCGTTAGCTCAACATCATTATTTGAGATCAACAGATGGTTTAGCATTCGCAGCTATGTTGGTAGAAATGCATAAGACACGGGGACTAAAATATGaagttgatttatttattacacaagtTGTACTGca aGGGTTGTGTATGCGTAACATATCAATGGCACAGTCAACATTTCAGTCATATACTAAGTTACATCCTGCTATAAATGATGAACCACCATACATTTTGCCCTTACTCAATTTCATatgttatttactaaaaatattagatgg tggaaaactaaaaacttatataGTACTTTGTGAGCAATATCAATCATCTTTGACCAGAGATCCGAGCTACACTGAATATTTGGATAAAATTGGGCAACTTTTCTTCCACGTTAAGCCATTTGAAAGGAGACCTAGACAACAACATGGATTTTTAG gtAATTTGATCAGTACATTGATGGGTGACTGTGATCATGATGGAGAACCACGTCCATCATCCTCGCGTCCGATAAATGTAGAACCTCTTGATTAA